A segment of the Staphylococcus ratti genome:
ATGGATACGGAACAACAAACGTTTTATTGCAATACTCTTCCGCAATTCCTTTATAAAACAAAATTAAATTAGTTAAAACATCATCATTAGACGTATCTTCAACAGGCATTTTATTGAGTTGTTTAACTTCTTTAGGTAGCATTATTGACCACCCTCTAACGCCTCAATCAATTCAGCCTTTTTTAGCGAATCGTAGTCGTTAACTTCACGCTCTTTTGCAATGTCTTTAAGCTCATCAACTTTCAATTTAGCCAAGTCGATAACCTCGATTACAGAAAGATTGCGCTTGTTATTACCCGACGCCAATTCTTCAATGCGCTTTTTGGTAGGTTTATATCCTAATCGAGGATAAAGGGCACCCTCGTTATAAAGGTGTCCTTCATCTTGCCCGTCTGTGAATTTAGCAATCACTCGTGATAGCATATTATCACTCCTTACTAAACTTCTAATGAGCCTGAACCTTTATTGATTTTAACGACTTTAGCTTCGTCATAAAGGTACGCCACATAGTGTTTGTCAGAGAATAAAGCAGTTGCTTTACGTGAAGCGTCACGCTCCGCCTCTAAGAAAAAGTCACGCTTAGTGATTAATTTAACCGCACCTTTTTTAGCAAGGATTGCCTCACCTACATCTAGCTTGTTTGTACGTACGATAACTGCGCCTAACGCTTCGCCAAATGCACCCTTAACGATTACGTCATCGCCTAATAAAGTAGCACGTGTAAAGTTGTCAGTAGCGTTACCACGTAACTTACCGGCGTCTAATGGATTAACAAATAATACCATTGGCTCTAAGTCCTCATCGTTAAATTTATCAATAGCGCTTTGTAATCCAGCTAATTTAGTGATGTCTGCATTAACTGTTAATGACGCGCCTTTAAGTGCAGCTAATACGTCATTGTCTACTTTGTTAGCGATTGCTAAACCGTGTTGACGTACCGCTTCGCCTTTAGGGTCGCCGTAGCCTGAAAGTAAAGCCTCATCAGTTAATTCAGTACCTTTACCAATTTTTTGAATAGTAGCTTGACGCTTTTGGGTTTCGATTTGGTCTATTGGAATTTCTTCTCCCTCCGCCACTACTTTAGCGTCTCCGCTATAAACGAAAGCTGGGAATGTTAATGTGTTACCTGGTTGTCCTACTAATGTGTTGTCGATTTCTGCAAATTGTGCAAATCGTAATTTTTTGTCTAACTCTGCTTGCATCATTGGCGCTAATACTTCTGGATTTACCAATGACGCTAATTTAGTTGTACCTGTTGCCATAAATAATTACCTCACTTTACTCATTAATTAATTTGTCGTACGTTTCACGATGGTTGTAGAAAAGGTTCTCACGTT
Coding sequences within it:
- a CDS encoding Rho termination factor N-terminal domain-containing protein codes for the protein MLSRVIAKFTDGQDEGHLYNEGALYPRLGYKPTKKRIEELASGNNKRNLSVIEVIDLAKLKVDELKDIAKEREVNDYDSLKKAELIEALEGGQ
- a CDS encoding N4-gp56 family major capsid protein, encoding MATGTTKLASLVNPEVLAPMMQAELDKKLRFAQFAEIDNTLVGQPGNTLTFPAFVYSGDAKVVAEGEEIPIDQIETQKRQATIQKIGKGTELTDEALLSGYGDPKGEAVRQHGLAIANKVDNDVLAALKGASLTVNADITKLAGLQSAIDKFNDEDLEPMVLFVNPLDAGKLRGNATDNFTRATLLGDDVIVKGAFGEALGAVIVRTNKLDVGEAILAKKGAVKLITKRDFFLEAERDASRKATALFSDKHYVAYLYDEAKVVKINKGSGSLEV